In Aptenodytes patagonicus chromosome 6, bAptPat1.pri.cur, whole genome shotgun sequence, one genomic interval encodes:
- the STK36 gene encoding serine/threonine-protein kinase 36, producing the protein MEKYHVLEMIGEGSFGRVYKGRRKHSAQVVALKFIPKVGRSEKELKNLQREIEIMRGLHHPNIIQMLDSFETDKEVVVVTDYAEGELFQILEDDGSLPEDQVQTIAAQLVSALYYLHSHRILHRDMKPQNILLGKDGVVKLCDFGFARAMSIHTMVLTSIKGTPLYMSPELVEERPYDHTADLWSVGCILYELFVGTPPFYTSSIFQLVSLIVKDPVKWPEAISPVFKSFLQGLLMKDPHQRLSWPELLSHPFIAGRVTVIDDTEEHGISNPFTTKLSPELQALKEQQAHSLAPRSGQSRILRKARQKMAEEAQKKGHLKAGDASMKDSGKGCPGHRPRAAPGKAALVEGEPPAASKEKNPSVLQGKSSMAEWELGEPPPNPREHSITRDYEREFPGAGAPLQPGTGRAEPRGRGSIETVDLESEELESDEEWQHLIEATEPLAMQLSTPLSLLRDLTFRQRVQDRLADSAQQVLEGMLEGASRLRPVLRVVGNLLATRCDSELLDHFCRELNVPLSLMCLAKQILESGSTKQQPWCIMVLTDLLMVTTVYFSSECSLEEGGQKDSLQAFQESAGCFLALLPELLAEPADSKMRLCQQSLLCFTLLCESLDATCPSVSASFYASLREEHQPLLNRLLQESISEQPALRGAAMEARSAHDQSLRVADLFTAALAAACSIPLERNSCRKAKQQVAQEVAEKLMEGESQQLGRLLGRLEHPSCSLNVLKILYAGCHASPSLCQHLGRSQRLWGSLMQLSKGKVPMAVVAQGAACEASLYLLALLTLQLQASPPRLEEVVTLAMDLITQSPVVSLVGAAAFVLTQLSRHGVALELRGEEVLPVVTNMLTAPAELQLPPPMGAGLYDGIFFLLLKLLAQEDVAMEQGFAASELWSVVWHCVAAVLRVGSDRAVLEGDPPGAGHPTAEPDWNLLSPQGTLLFLSLALFVFTRESHQCLPQLTQSHGVLMVTLKRLLSPGFLACLAQTQAGEDGDPELIPAVVIQACQLLCFPFALDVDGDTLALVMEAVRDAQIPAQLLQVCSHHLPFSYTELPMSLLCHLVVSDEQVINQMVRAAAASEHVIAFLTSALFTDSLTLTTDLLSLLTHVARACPEHLPFLQRILRGLDVADQPLTRLLGHRQHAIRAKTCNLLGNLLRHGHGFPQTLQSQPGLLESLLGCLEDREESVRKAASFAVGNAAYHESLPAGTLGRAVPRLMWLLSDAQARTRCNAALALGNLGRRSAELGDLLMENRAPHVLLEVACRDPRESVREGALMALRALSQHPGIQRVLLSLRATEKLAALASGDLQPAAGGSPRPSSARHCEKLLRLLAPLRGACGSGAGSAPGPPDPGKSAAPHQR; encoded by the exons ATGGAGAAGTACCACGTCCTGGAAATGATCGGCGAAGGCTCCTTCGGGCGCGTGTACAAGGGGCGCCGGAAACACAGCGCCCAG GTGGTGGCCTTGAAGTTCATCCCCAAGGTGGGGAGGTCTGAGAAGGAGCTGAAGAACCTGCAGCGGGAGATTGAGATCATGAGAGGCCTCCACCACCCCAACATCATCCAGATGCTCGACAGCTTTGAGACCGACAAGGAG GTGGTAGTGGTGACTGACTACGCAGAGGGGGAGCTCTTCCAGATCCTGGAGGATGATGGGAGTTTGCCCGAGGACCAG GTCCAGACCATAGCTGCCCAACTGGTCTCTGCTCTCTATTACCTGCACTCCCACCGCATCCTGCACCGTGACATGAAACCCCAGAACATCCTGCTGGGCAAAGACGGCGTCGTCAAGCTCTGTGACtttgg GTTTGCCCGTGCCATGAGCATCCACACCATGGTGCTGACCTCTATCAAGGGCACCCCACTGTACATGTCCCCTGAGCTGGTGGAGGAGCGGCCGTACGACCACACAGCGGACCTGTGGTCTGTGGGCTGTATCCTGTATGAGCTGTTTGTGGGCACTCCTCCCTTCTACACCAGCAGCATCTTCCAGCTCGTCAGCCTCATCGTCAAGGACCCCGTCAAATGGCCTGAGGCCATAAGCCCAGTCTTCAAG AGCTTCCTGCAGGGACTACTAATGAAGGACCCCCACCAGCGCCTGTCGTGGCCGGAGCTGCTCTCTCACCCCTTCATTGCTGGACGGGTTACTG TGATTGATGACACAGAAGAGCACGGGATCTCAAACCCCTTCACCACCAAGCTGTCCCCAGAGCTGCAGGCCCTGAAGGAGCAGCAAGCCCATTCCCTGGCCCCCAGGAGCGGTCAGTCCAGGATCCTGAGAAAGGCCCGTCAGAAGATGGCTGAGGAGGCACAGAAAAAG GGGCACCTGAAGGCAGGTGATGCATCTATGAAGGACTCTGGCAAAGGATGCCCAGGGCATAGACCCAGAGCAGCTCCTGGGAAGGCAGCCCTCGTGGAGGGGGAGCCACCGGCTGCCTCCAAAGAGAAGAACCCCAGTGTCCTGCAAGGAAAGAGCAGCATGGCAGAGTGGGAGTTGGGGGAGCCTCCACCCAACCCACG GGAGCACAGCATCACTCGAGACTACGAGCGGGAGTTTCCTGGAGCAGGGGCCCCTCTGCAGCCTGGTactggcagggcagagccccggggcaggggcagcatcGAGACCGTGGACCTGGAGAGTGAG GAGCTGGAGAGCGATGAGGAGTGGCAGCACCTAATCGAGGCCACAGAGCCCTTGGCCATGCAGCTGAGCACACCGCTGAGCCTCTTGAGGGACCTGACCTTCCGGCAGCGTGTCCAGGACCGCCTGGCAGACTCTGCTCAGCAG GTGCTGGAAGGGATGCTGGAGGGAGCCTCCCGTCTCCGCCCTGTGCTCCGCGTCGTGGGCAACCTCCTGGCTACCCGATGTGACTCTGAGCTGCTGGACCACTTCTGCCGAGAGCTGAATGTGCCTCTGTCCCTGATGTGTCTAGCCAAGCAGATCCTGGAGAGTGGTAGCACCAAGCAG cagccctggtgtATCATGGTGCTGACAGACCTCCTCATGGTGACCACAGTTTATTTCAGCAGTGAATGCAGCCTGGAGGAGGGTGGGCAAAAGGACAG cctgcaggcCTTCCAGGAGAGTGCTGGCTGCTTCCTAgccctgctgccagagctgctggctgaGCCAGCCGACAGCAAGATGAGACTCTGCCAGCAAAGCCTCCTG TGCTTCACCCTACTCTGTGAGAGCCTGGATGCGACGTGCCCTTCCGTCTCTGCCTCCTTCTATGCCAGCCTGCGAGAGGAGCATCAGCCCCTGCTAAACAGACTCCTCCAGGAATCCATCtcagagcagcctgctctgcGAG GTGCAGCAATGGAGGCCAGGTCAGCCCATGACCAGAGCTTACGTGTGGCAGACCTCTTCACAGCTGCattggctgctgcctgcagcatccccctGGAGAGGAACAGCTGTCGGAAAGCCAAGCAGCAG GTCGCTCAGGAGGTAGCTGAAAAGCTTATGGAGGGAGAGAGCCAGCAGCTTGGGAGGCTGCTGGGGAGACTGGAGCACCCAAGCTGCTCCTTGAACGTGCTCAAG ATCCTCTACGCTGGCTGCCATGCCAGCCCAAGCCTGTGCCAGCACCTGGGAAGGAGCCAGCGGCTGTGGGGTTCCCTCATGCAGCTCTCAAAAGGCAAG GTCCCCATGGCGGTGGTGGCCCAGGGGGCAGCCTGCGAGGCCTCACTGTATCTGCTGGCCCTGCTCACCCTGCAGCTCCAGGCCTCCCCTCCCAG GCTTGAGGAGGTGGTTACCCTGGCCATGGATCTCATCACCCAGTCTCCTGTCGTCTCCCTTGTG GGTGCTGCAGCATTCGTCCTGACACAGCTCAGTCGGCACGGGGTGGCATTGGAGCTCAGGGGAGAAGAGGTCCTACCGGTGGTGACAAACATGCTGACGGCACCTGCTGAG CTGCAGCTCCCCCCGCCAATGGGTGCTGGTCTCTATGATGGgatctttttcctcctgctgaagcTGCTTGCCCAG GAGGACGTGGCCATGGAGCAGGGCTTTGCTGCCTCAGAGCTGTGGAGCGTGGTGTGGCATTGTGTTGCTGCGGTGCTTCGCGTGGGCAGTGACAGGGCAGTGCTGGAGGGAGACCCTCCAGGGGCAGGTCACCCCACGGCAGAGCCGGACTGGAACCTCCTCTCCCCTCAAG GCACCCTGCTCTTCCTCAGCCTGGCCCTCTTCGTCTTCACTCGCGAGTCCCACCAGTGCCTGCCTCAGCTCACCCAGTCCCACGGTGTCCTCATGGTGACGCTGAAGAGGCTGCTGTCCCCTGGCTTCCTGGCATGCCTGGCACAGAC GCAAGCAGGAGAGGATGGGGACCCTGAGCTCATCCCAGCTGTGGTGATCCAGGCCTGCCAGCTCCTCTGTTTCCCTTTTGCCCTGGATGTGGATGGAGACACCTTAGCATTGGTCATGGAGGCTGTGAGAGATGCCCAgatccctgcccagctgctgcag GTCTGCTCTCACCATCTGCCCTTCTCGTACACCGAGCTCCCCATGAGCCTCTTGTGCCACCTCGTTGTGTCCGATGAGCAGGTCATCAACCAAATGGTGAGGGCAGCCGCCGCCTCAGAGCACGTCATTGCCTTCTTGACGTCTGCCTTGTTTACAgacagcctcacgctcacaactGACCTCCTGTCTCTCTTGACCCACGTGGCCCGGGCCTGTCCGGAGCACCTGCCCTTTCTCCAGAGGATCCTGAGGGGCTTGGATGTGGCCGACCAGCCACTGACCCGCCTGCTCGGCCACCGGCAACATGCGATACGGGCCAAAACCTGCAACCTGCTGGGCAACCTGCTCCGACACGGCCACGGCTTTCCCCAGACACTGCAGAGCCAGCCTGGCTTGCTGGAGAGCCTGCTGGGGTGCCTGGAGGACCGGGAGGAGAGCGTGCGCAAGGCAGCCAGCTTCGCAGTCGGCAACGCCGCCTACCACGAGTCCTTGCCGGCCGGGACCCTGGGCAGGGCCGTGCCCAGGCTGATGTGGTTGTTGAGCGACGCGCAGGCCAGGACGCGCTGCAACGCGGCCttggccctgggcaacctgggccggCGCTCGGCGGAGCTGGGGGACCTGCTGATGGAGAACAGGGCCCCCCACGTCCTGCTGGAGGTGGCCTGCCGGGACCCCCGGGAGAGCGTGCGAGAGGGAGCCCTCATGGCGCTGCGGGCCCTCAGCCAGCACCCCGGGATACAGCGG GTCCTGCTGTCCCTCAGAGCCACTGAAAAGCTGGCCGCGCTGGCCAGCGGCGACTTGCAGCCCGCTGCTGGTGGCAGCCCCCGGCCGTCTTCTGCCCGGCACTGTGAGAAGCTCCTCCGCCTCCTCGCACCTCTGCGCGGCGCCTGCGGGAGCGGTGCCGGGAGCGCCCCTGGCCCCCCAGATCCCGGCAAGTCTGCCGCCCCGCACCAGCGCTGA
- the RNF25 gene encoding E3 ubiquitin-protein ligase RNF25 has translation MAAAGEEAEAADWALPPEVEVLESIYLEELRVARGRSRWEPWEISITLHPATAQDRDSQYVRFTLVLSVPPQYPNKAPEISIRNPRGLSDEQIQKISQTLRSVAEARLGTEVLYELIEKGKEILTDNNIPHGQCVICLYGFQEREAFTKTKCYHYFHSHCLARYAQHMEEEILMQQEEREQHLAPSPKQEVGVQCPVCRETLVYDLCALKAAPPPQHPLEPYRPDAKTLQHQEELRLIFKRQQEKGGIIDPEAERNRYFISLQAPPAAVDPSQAAAASEPPVSASAVDVPQLPSQASAPEPAGAPEARAEPGRPERPAVPREQQSKRERYRGERPGPRDQGRQSCSSLQEPAEEACHLLHGSRGPRGFSRRPERRPGRRHSQEFPKPHSRSRAAALAERKELCPEDPSPVTEAVDLKEEHRDVERWTPEEEAEAHGREKENLAFNRSNHRAAPSWQGHHRPWDCGRWERSRVQEHGSYPRAPRGRGVFRPGGRQEAHLLEKESGS, from the exons ATGGCGGCGGCCGGtgaggaggcggaggcggcggacTG GGCGCTGCCGCCGGAGGTGGAGGTGTTGGAGTCCATCTACCTGGAGGAGCTGCGGGTGGCGCGGGGCCGCAGCAG GTGGGAGCCCTGGGAGATCAGCATCACCCTGCACCCCGCCACGGCCCAGGACCGGGACTCCCAGTACGTCCGCTTCACCCTGGTGCTCTCCGTGCCCCCCCAG tatcCCAACAAAGCTCCGGAAATCTCGATCAGGAACCCACGGGGGCTGTCAGATGAGCAAATTCAAAA GATATCCCAGACCCTCAGAAGTGTTGCTGaagccaggctggggacagaggTGCTCTACGAACTGATTGAG AAGGGGAAGGAGATTCTCACTGACAACAACATTCCTCATGGCCAGTGTGTGATCTGCCTCTACGGATTCCAG GAGAGAGAAGCCTTCACAAAGACCAAGTGCTACCACTACTTCCACTCCCACTGCCTGGCCCGCTACGCCCAGCACATGGAGGAGGAGATCCTCATGCAACAGGAGGAGAGAGAGCAGCACCTGGCGCCATCCCCCAAACAG GAAGTCGGTGTGCAGTGCCCCGTTTGCCGGGAGACCCTGGTCTACGATCTCTGTGCTCTGAAGGCAGCGCCGCCCCCGCAGCACCCGCTG GAGCCGTACAGGCCAGATGCCAAGACGCTGCAGCACCAAGAAGAACTGCGCTTAATTTTCAAGAGACAGCAAGAGAAAGGGGGCATCATTGACCCTGAAGCAGAGAGGAACCGTTACTTCATCAGCCTCCAGGCG cctccagctgctgttgATCCAAGCCAAGCAGCCGCTGCCTCTGAGCCACCGGTGAGTGCAAGCGCTGTGGACGTGCCCCAGCTGCCCAGCCAAGCCTCGGCTCCAGAGCCAGCCGGGGCGCCGGAGGCCAGGGCAGAACCCGGGCGGCCCGAGAGGCCTGCTGTGCCCAGGGAGCAacagagcaagagggagaggTACAGAGGGGAGAGGCCAGGCCCCAGAGACCAGGGCAGGCAGTCGTGCAGCAGCTTGCAGGAACCGGCAGAGGAAGCCTGTCATCTGCTCCACGGCTCCAGGGGGCCCAGGGGCTTTAGCCGGAGACCAGAGCGGAGACCTGgtaggaggcacagccaggagtTTCCAAAGCCTCACAGCAGAAGCAGGGCTGCTGCCTTGGCTGAAAGAAAGGAGTTGTGCCCTGAAGACCCCTCACCAGTAACAGAGGCAGTGGACTTGAAAGAGGAGCACCGTGATGTGGAGAGATGGACCCcggaggaggaggctgaggccCACGGCAGGGAGAAGGAGAACCTGGCGTTCAACCGCAGCAAccacagagcagctcccagctggCAGGGCCACCACAGGCCCTGGGATTGTGGGAGGTGGGAGAGATCCAGGGTCCAGGAGCATGGTTCCTACCCCAGAGCACCAAGAGGGCGAGGGGTGTTCAGGCCCGGTGGACGTCAAGAAGCCCATCTCCTTGAGAAAGAGAGTGGCTCCTAG